From Ramlibacter tataouinensis, the proteins below share one genomic window:
- a CDS encoding phenylacetate--CoA ligase family protein, whose product MDLGSAVDIGPGHRFLHTTEVLSRDELAALQWQRLRATLENLWARVPPMRQRLEAAGVRPADVRSSSDLARLPFTTKSDLRDHYPFGLFARPPEQLARIHASSGTTGKPTVVGYTETDLGRWADLMARSMFAAGARPGDIVHNAYGYGLFTGGLGAHYGAERLGCAVVPVSGGGTERQVDLIRDFGASVLCATPSYALAIAEAAQQQGVDLSAGRLRVGMFGAEPWSQAMRLELEARLGLRAIDVYGLSEIMGPGVACECECQSGLHAWEDHFLFEVIDPETARPVAPGHAGELVITTLTKEALPMLRYRTRDITRMDTTPCACGRTHARILRIAGRNDDMLIIRGVNVYPSQVEAALVGRPQLAPHYQLVVRREGVLDEVAIEVEAQPGVPGESFAQLARELAHHVKVHVGISAAVRVLEPGGVPRSQGKAVRVRDLRPKEL is encoded by the coding sequence ATGGATCTTGGCAGCGCCGTCGACATCGGCCCCGGCCACCGCTTCCTGCACACCACCGAGGTGCTGTCGCGCGACGAACTCGCCGCCTTGCAGTGGCAGCGGCTGCGTGCAACGCTGGAGAACCTCTGGGCTCGCGTGCCGCCGATGCGCCAGCGCCTCGAGGCGGCCGGCGTCCGGCCGGCGGACGTGCGCTCATCCTCCGACCTGGCGCGGCTTCCCTTCACCACCAAGTCGGACCTGCGCGACCACTACCCGTTCGGGCTGTTTGCCAGGCCGCCCGAGCAGCTGGCACGCATCCACGCCTCCTCCGGGACCACCGGCAAGCCCACGGTGGTGGGTTACACCGAAACCGACCTCGGGCGCTGGGCCGACCTCATGGCGCGTTCGATGTTCGCCGCCGGCGCCCGGCCGGGCGACATCGTGCACAACGCCTACGGCTACGGCCTGTTCACCGGCGGCCTGGGCGCGCACTACGGCGCCGAGCGCCTGGGCTGCGCCGTGGTGCCGGTGTCGGGTGGCGGCACCGAGCGCCAGGTCGACCTGATCAGGGACTTCGGCGCGAGCGTGCTGTGCGCCACCCCCTCGTACGCGCTGGCCATCGCCGAAGCGGCGCAGCAGCAAGGCGTCGACCTGAGCGCGGGACGCCTGCGCGTGGGCATGTTCGGCGCCGAGCCGTGGTCGCAGGCCATGCGCCTCGAGCTGGAAGCGCGGCTGGGGCTCCGGGCCATCGACGTCTACGGGCTCTCCGAGATCATGGGCCCGGGCGTGGCCTGCGAGTGCGAATGCCAGTCGGGCCTGCACGCCTGGGAGGACCACTTCCTGTTCGAAGTCATCGACCCGGAAACCGCCAGACCGGTGGCGCCGGGCCATGCCGGCGAGCTGGTGATCACCACCCTCACCAAGGAGGCGCTGCCGATGCTGCGCTACCGCACGCGCGACATCACCCGGATGGACACCACGCCCTGCGCCTGCGGACGCACCCATGCGCGCATCCTGCGCATCGCCGGCCGCAACGACGACATGCTGATCATCCGTGGGGTCAACGTGTATCCGTCGCAGGTCGAGGCGGCGCTGGTCGGGCGCCCGCAGCTGGCGCCGCACTACCAGCTGGTGGTCCGGCGCGAAGGCGTGCTCGACGAGGTCGCCATCGAGGTCGAAGCGCAGCCCGGCGTGCCGGGCGAGTCCTTCGCGCAGCTGGCGCGCGAGCTGGCGCATCACGTGAAGGTCCACGTCGGCATCAGCGCGGCCGTCCGCGTGCTCGAACCCGGCGGCGTGCCACGCTCGCAAGGCAAGGCGGTGCGCGTCCGCGACCTGCGCCCCAAGGAACTCTGA
- a CDS encoding (2Fe-2S)-binding protein, translating into MSTRLLTLQVNGRKRETAAPAGAQLLEVLRDQLGLTGTKQGCDGGECGACTVLVDGQPRLACITLAASVEGRAIETIEGQSQGGALSPLQRAFHEHLGAQCGYCTPGMIMAAQALLRSDPHPSEERIREALSGNLCRCTGYVKIIESVRAAAGDPA; encoded by the coding sequence ATGTCCACACGCTTGCTCACACTCCAGGTCAACGGCCGCAAGCGCGAGACCGCCGCGCCTGCCGGCGCGCAGCTGCTCGAGGTGCTGCGCGACCAGCTCGGCCTCACCGGCACCAAGCAGGGCTGCGACGGCGGCGAGTGCGGCGCCTGCACCGTGCTGGTGGATGGCCAGCCGCGGCTGGCCTGCATCACGCTGGCGGCGTCGGTGGAAGGTCGTGCCATCGAGACCATCGAGGGGCAGTCGCAGGGCGGCGCGCTGTCGCCGCTGCAGCGCGCCTTCCACGAGCACCTGGGCGCGCAGTGCGGCTACTGCACGCCGGGGATGATCATGGCCGCGCAGGCGCTGCTGCGCAGCGACCCGCACCCCAGCGAGGAACGCATCCGCGAGGCCCTGTCCGGCAACCTGTGCCGCTGCACCGGCTACGTGAAGATCATCGAGTCCGTGCGCGCCGCGGCGGGAGACCCGGCATGA
- the hcrA gene encoding 4-hydroxybenzoyl-CoA reductase subunit alpha: MTQPSAARPPAPPTHSVGVRTPLVDGVEKVTGRARYTADLPLGPALTGLIARSPVAHARIVSIDTSAARALPGVRAVITGQDFSAPYGVIPIAQNEWPLAQGKVRYRGEPLFAVAADDLETARAALAAVQVEFEELPAYFSAAEARAPGAALLHDNKAGNLERTVEQDFGDVDAAFAASDLVVERSFECAEIAHGQIELNATNAEWDAQAQRLTVHSVTQVPYYLHLMLAQTLGLDESQVRVVKPFVGGGFGHRVESLNFEMVTAALARAAGGRVKLELTREEVFLTHRGRPHSEIRMRIGLRANGKIAAIDAEVTQRGGAYAGYGLVTILYAGALLHALYKVDAVRYRGFRVYTNLPPCGAMRGHGAVNVRFAIESLLDQAAGQLGLDAFALRRANFIAAPYRTLNELQVNSYGLPECLDAVERASGWHERRRKLPPGVGLGMACSHYVSGSAKPVHWTGEPHAVVNLKLDFDGSITILSGAADIGQGSTTLLAQVVAEVLLLPMSRIRVVCTDSALTPKDNGSYSSRVSFMVGNAALRAAQALRRVLVEAAARRLDTSPDALEWLGESCMTADGSRQLDFAQCVQAALAQEGTLTVKGSWSTPPETQGGKFRGAAVGSTAGFSYAAQVAQVRVDAATGEVEVQHIWAAQDCGRALNPLALEGQVQGAVWMGMGQALSEETRYHEGLPIACNLLDYRIPTAAESPPVDVTLIESMDPLGPFGAKEGSEGALHGCPPAIANAIADAIGLRLDALPLSPDRILQALRERQREARRSQRAPKETP; encoded by the coding sequence ATGACACAGCCCTCCGCCGCTCGCCCGCCGGCGCCCCCGACCCATTCGGTGGGCGTGCGCACGCCGCTGGTGGACGGCGTCGAGAAAGTCACCGGGCGGGCCCGCTACACCGCCGACCTGCCCCTCGGCCCGGCGCTGACCGGCCTGATCGCCCGCAGCCCGGTCGCGCACGCGCGCATCGTGTCGATCGACACTTCGGCCGCCCGGGCGCTGCCCGGCGTGCGCGCCGTCATCACCGGCCAGGACTTCAGCGCGCCCTACGGCGTCATCCCGATCGCGCAGAACGAATGGCCGCTGGCACAAGGCAAGGTGCGCTACCGCGGCGAGCCCCTGTTCGCCGTGGCCGCCGACGACCTGGAGACCGCGCGCGCGGCGCTGGCCGCGGTGCAGGTGGAGTTCGAAGAACTGCCCGCGTACTTCAGCGCCGCCGAAGCGCGCGCCCCCGGCGCGGCGCTGCTGCACGACAACAAGGCCGGCAACCTCGAGCGGACCGTCGAGCAGGACTTCGGCGATGTGGACGCGGCCTTCGCCGCCAGCGACCTGGTCGTCGAGCGCAGCTTCGAATGCGCCGAGATCGCGCACGGGCAGATCGAGCTGAACGCGACGAACGCCGAATGGGACGCGCAGGCCCAGCGATTGACGGTTCATTCGGTCACCCAGGTGCCCTACTACCTGCACCTGATGCTGGCGCAGACGCTGGGGCTGGACGAGTCGCAGGTGCGCGTGGTCAAGCCTTTCGTCGGCGGCGGCTTCGGCCACCGCGTCGAGTCGCTCAATTTCGAGATGGTCACCGCCGCGCTCGCGCGCGCAGCCGGCGGGCGCGTCAAGCTCGAGCTCACGCGCGAGGAGGTGTTTCTCACGCACCGCGGCCGGCCGCACTCCGAGATCCGCATGCGCATCGGCTTGCGCGCGAACGGCAAGATCGCCGCCATCGACGCCGAAGTCACGCAGCGCGGCGGCGCCTACGCCGGCTACGGGCTGGTCACCATCCTGTATGCCGGGGCGCTGCTGCATGCGCTCTACAAGGTCGACGCGGTGCGCTATCGCGGCTTCCGCGTCTATACCAACCTGCCGCCCTGCGGCGCGATGCGCGGCCATGGCGCGGTGAATGTGCGCTTCGCCATCGAGTCGCTGCTGGACCAGGCCGCGGGCCAGCTCGGGCTGGATGCGTTCGCCCTGCGGCGCGCGAACTTCATCGCGGCGCCCTACCGCACCCTGAACGAGCTTCAAGTCAACTCCTACGGCCTGCCCGAGTGCCTGGACGCGGTAGAGCGCGCCTCCGGCTGGCACGAGCGGCGCCGCAAGCTGCCGCCCGGGGTCGGCCTGGGAATGGCCTGCTCTCACTACGTGAGCGGTTCGGCCAAGCCGGTGCACTGGACCGGCGAGCCGCATGCGGTGGTCAACCTCAAGCTCGACTTCGACGGCAGCATCACCATCCTGAGCGGCGCCGCCGACATCGGCCAGGGTTCGACCACGCTGCTGGCGCAGGTGGTCGCCGAAGTGCTGCTGCTGCCGATGTCGCGCATCCGCGTGGTCTGCACCGACAGCGCCCTCACCCCCAAGGACAACGGCTCGTATTCCTCGCGGGTCTCCTTCATGGTCGGCAACGCCGCGTTGCGGGCCGCGCAGGCGCTGCGGCGCGTGCTGGTCGAGGCGGCGGCGCGCCGGCTCGACACCTCCCCGGATGCGCTCGAGTGGCTGGGTGAATCCTGCATGACGGCGGACGGCAGCAGGCAGCTCGATTTCGCGCAGTGCGTGCAGGCCGCACTCGCGCAGGAAGGCACCCTCACCGTCAAGGGCAGCTGGTCGACCCCGCCGGAGACGCAGGGCGGCAAGTTCCGCGGCGCGGCGGTCGGTTCCACCGCCGGCTTCAGCTACGCGGCGCAGGTGGCGCAGGTGCGCGTCGATGCCGCCACCGGCGAAGTCGAGGTGCAGCACATCTGGGCCGCGCAGGACTGCGGCCGCGCACTCAATCCGCTGGCGCTGGAAGGACAGGTCCAGGGCGCCGTGTGGATGGGCATGGGACAGGCGCTGTCCGAGGAGACGCGCTACCACGAAGGACTCCCGATCGCCTGCAACCTGCTGGACTACCGCATCCCGACGGCCGCCGAGTCGCCGCCCGTGGACGTGACCTTGATCGAGAGCATGGATCCGCTGGGTCCGTTCGGCGCAAAGGAGGGCAGCGAGGGCGCGCTGCACGGCTGCCCGCCGGCGATCGCCAACGCCATCGCCGATGCCATCGGCCTGCGCCTGGACGCCTTGCCGCTTTCGCCTGACCGGATCCTGCAGGCGCTGCGCGAGCGCCAGCGCGAAGCGCGCCGCAGCCAGCGGGCCCCGAAGGAGACCCCCTGA
- a CDS encoding FAD binding domain-containing protein, translating to MRSLPLLDYLRAADVAGAVALAARGGPGSRFVAGGTDLLPNLRRGLLPTGQLIDIGTLAELRGIAVVEDGTLVLGTGLTLGELAASPVVAERLPALAQAARSVGGPAHRAAGTLGGNLCQDTRCIFYNQGEWWRAANDHCLKFRGERCHVAPQGQRCHAAFCSDLAPVLLAARAQVRVAGAGGTRTMALAELYRDDGAAHLTLAPGEIVARVLVPPVPGPVAFDKLRQRGGIDFALASVAVLSAPGGVRIALSATGSCPQVFELGEGRCDDAAVRSAVLKHASCMRTTSTPATYRREAAAALALKLLAQARASEGSA from the coding sequence ATGCGATCGCTGCCCCTGCTCGACTACCTGCGTGCCGCCGACGTGGCCGGCGCCGTCGCGCTCGCCGCCCGGGGCGGTCCCGGCAGCCGCTTCGTGGCCGGCGGCACCGACCTGCTGCCCAACCTGCGTCGCGGGCTGCTGCCCACCGGCCAGCTCATCGACATCGGCACGCTGGCGGAACTGCGCGGCATCGCCGTGGTGGAAGACGGCACGCTGGTGCTGGGCACCGGCCTCACGCTGGGCGAGCTCGCGGCCAGCCCCGTGGTGGCCGAGCGCCTGCCCGCGCTCGCCCAGGCCGCGCGCTCGGTGGGCGGGCCCGCGCATCGCGCCGCCGGCACGCTCGGCGGCAACCTCTGCCAGGACACGCGCTGCATCTTCTACAACCAGGGCGAATGGTGGCGCGCGGCCAACGATCACTGCCTGAAGTTCCGCGGTGAACGCTGCCACGTCGCCCCGCAGGGACAGCGCTGCCATGCGGCGTTCTGCTCCGACCTGGCGCCGGTGCTGCTCGCCGCGCGCGCCCAGGTGCGCGTGGCCGGGGCGGGCGGCACGCGCACCATGGCGCTGGCCGAGCTCTACCGCGACGACGGGGCCGCGCACCTGACGCTGGCACCCGGGGAGATCGTGGCGCGCGTGCTGGTGCCGCCGGTGCCGGGCCCGGTCGCCTTCGACAAGCTGCGCCAGCGCGGCGGCATCGATTTCGCGCTGGCCAGCGTGGCCGTCCTGAGCGCGCCGGGCGGGGTGCGCATCGCGCTCTCCGCGACCGGGTCCTGCCCGCAGGTGTTCGAACTCGGCGAAGGCCGCTGCGATGACGCCGCGGTCCGCTCGGCGGTGCTCAAGCATGCGAGCTGCATGCGCACGACCAGCACGCCGGCGACCTACCGGCGCGAAGCGGCGGCCGCGCTGGCGCTGAAGCTGCTGGCGCAGGCGCGCGCCTCCGAAGGCTCTGCATGA
- a CDS encoding AMP-binding protein, with product MNAPAPAINAAALLMDRGAPSRTAIVHAEQSMSWSELRIAVARAGAAWRDCGALPGEVVQLHLPLDIEHAVAFLGAIWAGAVPVPLAREGVFATGQPWDQQAPCRFILAASRQGYATRWRDSVMTLAEWHAYLGESGPMSPARQRPQACACWTEPRTRDGAGARALPHAFATGCPPRRSSSDVAHTATILGMLKVLRRGGTAVLRGARRASAAPCNVLEAA from the coding sequence ATGAATGCGCCTGCGCCGGCCATCAACGCCGCCGCCCTGCTGATGGACCGCGGCGCCCCCAGCCGCACGGCCATCGTGCACGCGGAGCAGAGCATGAGCTGGTCCGAGTTGCGCATCGCGGTCGCCCGTGCGGGCGCGGCGTGGCGCGACTGCGGCGCCCTGCCCGGCGAAGTGGTGCAGCTTCACCTGCCGCTGGACATCGAGCATGCGGTGGCTTTCCTCGGCGCGATCTGGGCGGGCGCGGTGCCGGTGCCGCTGGCGCGCGAAGGCGTCTTCGCTACGGGCCAGCCCTGGGACCAGCAGGCACCGTGCCGCTTCATCCTGGCCGCCTCGCGCCAGGGCTATGCCACGCGCTGGCGCGACAGCGTGATGACGCTGGCCGAGTGGCACGCCTACCTGGGAGAGTCGGGGCCGATGTCGCCCGCGCGCCAGCGTCCCCAGGCCTGCGCCTGCTGGACCGAGCCGCGCACGCGCGACGGCGCCGGGGCGCGCGCGCTGCCGCATGCCTTTGCGACCGGCTGCCCACCGCGCAGGAGTTCGAGCGACGTGGCGCACACGGCCACCATCCTGGGCATGCTGAAAGTCCTGCGGCGTGGCGGCACGGCGGTGCTGCGCGGCGCCCGGCGGGCTTCGGCTGCGCCCTGCAACGTCCTGGAGGCAGCATGA
- a CDS encoding DUF2249 domain-containing protein, which translates to MSSSAPLAPAWLEDGIAHIDVRSLPPPEPLVAILRRIRELRTGDSLIVHHNRVPVLLFPELAEIGWEAEQIPAPAGEVRLLLRAAP; encoded by the coding sequence ATGAGCAGTTCCGCGCCCCTGGCCCCGGCCTGGCTGGAGGATGGCATCGCGCACATCGACGTGCGTTCACTGCCGCCGCCCGAACCGCTGGTCGCCATTCTCCGGCGGATCCGTGAGCTTCGGACCGGGGACTCGCTCATCGTGCACCACAACCGGGTCCCGGTGCTGCTGTTCCCCGAGCTGGCCGAAATCGGCTGGGAGGCGGAGCAGATCCCGGCACCGGCGGGCGAGGTGCGCCTGCTGCTGCGCGCCGCGCCATGA
- a CDS encoding hemerythrin domain-containing protein: MINTQVGRMLDEEHRANLALLERVQRAVGGAASSSPALQALLTEFMHAMQVDISRHFDFEEHCLFPRIAEFGDGAIAALMTEEHESIREVAAELLPLARAVCDGIVDEESWDRLRLLTLELVERQVAHIQKETMALLPLLEDVLDPSTDGELALDYAAAA; the protein is encoded by the coding sequence GTGATCAACACCCAAGTCGGACGCATGCTGGACGAGGAGCATCGCGCTAATCTCGCCCTGCTCGAGCGCGTCCAGCGCGCCGTCGGCGGCGCAGCATCTTCCTCACCCGCGCTGCAAGCGCTGCTCACCGAGTTCATGCACGCCATGCAGGTGGACATCAGCCGCCACTTCGACTTCGAGGAGCACTGCCTGTTTCCCCGCATCGCCGAATTCGGCGACGGGGCGATCGCGGCACTGATGACCGAAGAGCACGAATCCATTCGCGAGGTCGCCGCGGAACTGCTGCCGCTCGCGCGGGCGGTCTGCGACGGCATCGTGGACGAAGAGTCCTGGGACCGGCTGCGCCTGCTGACGCTGGAGCTCGTGGAACGCCAGGTCGCGCACATCCAGAAGGAAACCATGGCCCTGCTGCCGCTGCTCGAAGACGTGCTGGATCCGTCGACCGACGGCGAGCTGGCGCTGGACTACGCCGCCGCGGCCTAG
- a CDS encoding Crp/Fnr family transcriptional regulator: protein MGPADMCTATPSDAAVRMPCAICALGPLCMPEQSGESAPAVRLTRRKVRRGEVLFRRGQSFRAFFAPRTGYFKTFLSDEHGHAQVLDFQMAGDLLGLDGVVDGVHHCEAVALGDAEVCVVEFNDALELCSNAGGVAREFQRQLAQAVARHQRTALHLRAIPSADHRLARFLVDWTGRLRRLGLPGDELLLRMTREELGSLLGLTLETVSRALTRLKRLNVLNVSNRYIEILDVPELRKLAGT, encoded by the coding sequence ATGGGTCCAGCCGACATGTGCACCGCCACACCCTCCGATGCCGCTGTCCGGATGCCCTGCGCCATCTGTGCCCTGGGCCCCTTGTGCATGCCGGAGCAATCCGGTGAAAGCGCACCCGCCGTCCGGCTCACGCGCCGCAAAGTCCGCCGCGGCGAAGTGCTGTTCCGGCGCGGACAGTCGTTCCGGGCCTTCTTCGCGCCGCGAACGGGCTACTTCAAGACTTTCCTGTCCGACGAGCACGGCCATGCGCAGGTGCTCGACTTCCAGATGGCGGGCGACCTGCTGGGCCTGGACGGCGTGGTCGACGGCGTCCACCACTGCGAAGCCGTGGCCCTGGGCGATGCGGAGGTCTGCGTCGTCGAATTCAACGACGCCCTGGAGCTGTGCAGCAACGCCGGCGGCGTCGCGCGCGAATTCCAGCGGCAACTCGCCCAGGCCGTGGCGCGCCACCAGCGCACGGCCTTGCACCTGCGCGCCATTCCGAGCGCCGACCACCGGCTGGCGCGCTTCCTCGTGGACTGGACCGGTCGGCTGCGGCGACTGGGCTTGCCCGGCGACGAGCTGCTGCTGCGAATGACCCGGGAGGAACTGGGCAGCCTGCTCGGCCTGACGCTCGAAACCGTCAGTCGCGCCCTCACCCGCCTGAAGCGGCTGAACGTGCTCAACGTAAGCAACCGCTATATCGAGATCCTCGACGTGCCCGAACTGCGCAAGCTGGCCGGCACGTAG
- a CDS encoding FAD binding domain-containing protein: MIPAGFDYHAPNSVADAIKLLGDLGPDARLLAGGHSLLPMMKLRFAQPAHLIDLGRIAELRGIAQVGDAIHIGAMTTEHELLHSALLAEKLPLLVDGAGWIADPQVRYKGTIGGDISHGDPGNDHPALMLALDASFVLRGPKGERVLKADGYFLGLYSTQLEDGEILAQIRIPIPAAGSGWSYQKLKRKTGDFATAATAVLLQMSGGKVAKVNIALTNAGPTALKARAAEDSLLGKPIDEASLGEAARLAMGICEPTPDQRGDAEYKLAMTGEMTRRALQAAHARAKS; this comes from the coding sequence ATGATCCCAGCCGGATTCGACTACCACGCACCGAACTCGGTCGCCGACGCGATCAAGCTGCTCGGCGACCTCGGTCCCGATGCCAGGCTGCTGGCGGGTGGCCACAGCCTGCTGCCGATGATGAAGCTGCGCTTCGCGCAGCCGGCGCACCTGATCGACCTGGGCAGGATCGCCGAACTGCGCGGTATTGCGCAGGTGGGCGACGCGATCCACATCGGCGCGATGACGACCGAGCACGAGCTGCTGCACTCCGCGCTGCTGGCCGAGAAGCTGCCGCTGCTGGTCGATGGCGCGGGCTGGATCGCCGACCCGCAGGTCCGCTACAAGGGCACGATCGGCGGCGACATCTCGCATGGCGACCCGGGCAACGACCATCCCGCACTGATGCTTGCACTGGATGCGTCCTTCGTGCTGCGCGGTCCCAAGGGCGAGCGCGTCCTCAAGGCCGACGGCTATTTCCTCGGGCTGTATTCGACGCAACTGGAGGATGGCGAGATCCTCGCGCAGATCCGAATTCCGATTCCAGCGGCCGGCAGCGGGTGGTCCTACCAAAAGCTCAAGCGCAAGACCGGCGACTTCGCCACCGCCGCCACCGCGGTGCTGCTGCAGATGAGCGGCGGCAAGGTGGCCAAGGTGAACATCGCACTGACCAATGCCGGCCCCACCGCGCTGAAGGCACGGGCCGCCGAGGACAGCCTGCTCGGCAAGCCGATCGACGAGGCCAGCCTGGGCGAAGCGGCGCGCCTGGCCATGGGCATCTGCGAACCGACCCCGGACCAGCGGGGCGATGCCGAATACAAGCTGGCCATGACGGGCGAGATGACGCGGCGCGCGCTGCAGGCGGCGCATGCCCGCGCGAAGTCCTAG
- a CDS encoding (2Fe-2S)-binding protein, protein MANTHQVSFKLNGKAVEVSVEPRELLIHTLREKLAHTGPHIGCETSHCGACTVDMDGMSVKSCTVLTVQCAGSELLTVEGLEQGGVLHALQQAFHEEHGLQCGYCTPGMITRAYRLLKENPNPTEQDIRYGIAGNLCRCTGYQNIVKAVQSAARKLASTPASA, encoded by the coding sequence ATGGCGAACACGCACCAGGTGTCATTCAAGCTGAACGGCAAGGCCGTCGAGGTGTCGGTCGAGCCGCGCGAGCTGCTGATCCACACGCTGCGCGAGAAGCTGGCGCATACCGGCCCGCACATCGGCTGCGAGACCTCGCACTGCGGCGCCTGCACGGTGGACATGGACGGCATGTCCGTCAAGTCCTGCACCGTGCTCACCGTGCAGTGCGCGGGCAGCGAGCTGCTCACCGTCGAGGGCCTGGAGCAAGGCGGCGTGCTGCACGCGCTGCAGCAGGCCTTCCACGAGGAGCACGGATTGCAGTGCGGCTACTGCACGCCGGGGATGATCACGCGCGCCTACCGCCTGCTCAAGGAGAACCCGAATCCCACCGAGCAGGACATCCGCTACGGCATCGCCGGCAACCTGTGCCGCTGCACCGGCTACCAGAACATCGTCAAGGCGGTCCAGTCCGCCGCCAGGAAGCTGGCATCGACGCCGGCGTCGGCCTGA